From the genome of Glycine max cultivar Williams 82 chromosome 2, Glycine_max_v4.0, whole genome shotgun sequence, one region includes:
- the LOC100500582 gene encoding cytochrome b-c1 complex subunit 8 has translation MGKQIVPVKSVIYALSPFQQKIMPGLWKDLPTKIHHKVSENWISATLLLGPLVGTYTYVQNYLEKEKLSHRY, from the exons atggggAAACAGATTGTGCCGGTGAAATCAGTGATCTACGCGCTCTCCCCTTTCCAGCAGAAGATAATGCCGGGTCTCTGGAAGGACTTGCCCACAAAGATTCACCACAAGGTCTCCGAGAATTGGATCAGCGCCACTCTCTTGCTTGGTCCCCTCGTCGGAACCTACAC GTATGTTCAGAACTACCTGGAAAAGGAGAAGCTGTCTCACAGGTACTGA
- the LOC102660421 gene encoding cell wall protein IFF6-like, with translation MTHRGRGTISGGGNANDGNNDNVMKVAVLVVAGNGDNISGGDRGDISSEDGDGSDIIGGGGGDIKLQWCGVGVTSNGGSGNNAIDDDSDSDDDDDNSGSGSNVGGDNQVDNDGGDSENNDSGSTVLVVMVITTNYDNYNNGDGDNNMIVTMTEVTLMMTMVDRWRISGGARDMRVP, from the exons ATGACTCATAGAGGTAGAGGTACCATTAGTGGTGGTGGCAATGCAAATGATGGCAACAATGACAATGTCATGAAGGTAGCGGTATTGGTGGTGGCAGGTAATGGTGACAACATTAGTGGTGGTGACAGAGGTGATATTAGTAGTGAGGACGGTGATGGAAGTGATAttattggtggtggtggtggtgacatCAAGTTGCAGTGGTGTGGTGTTGGTG TGACCTCTAATGGTGGTAGTGGTAACAACGCTATTGACGACGATAGTGacagtgatgatgatgatgacaatagTGGCAGTGGTAGTAATGTTGGTGGCGATAATCAGGTTGATAACGATGGTGGTGACAGTGAAAATAATGATAGTGGTAGTACGGTACTAGTGGTCATGGTGATAACAACCAATTATGATAATTACAACAATGGTGATGGTGACAATAATATGATAGTGACAATGACGGAGGTGACATTGATGATGACGATGGTG GATCGATGGAGAATATCTGGTGGTGCTAGAGACATGAGGGTCCCATGA